From the Clupea harengus chromosome 15, Ch_v2.0.2, whole genome shotgun sequence genome, one window contains:
- the LOC105892137 gene encoding protein ABHD1-like isoform X1 codes for MLLSHAELWRACLERVSRPCAVVLGAVTAALYYLWRRAGQSPVLVCSDGFRVFLQRHCPVVAECFRPTPWCWGGRLQTLVRALIKSSPHVTYRNELIQTCDGGQISLDWMDNCVCVCVCVCVCVCVCVCARVRALIKSSPHVTYRNELIQTCDGGQISLDWTDNCGSEQYPGGAVRPTVLILPGLTGNSQQTYVLHAVSQATRRGYRCVVFNNRGFGGEELLTPLTFCAADTSDLERVVMHVKELYPQAPLLGTGVSLGGMLLLNYLARKGSEAGLLAGITMSVSWDTLESCASLEQPINWLLFNRHLTGNLCRTIKRHRRILETVVDVDHVLKARSIREFDERFTSVMFGFESCLDYYQAASPGYKLPMTTVPVLCLNAADDPFSPQHALPVSLAQRLPNVALLVTSHGGHIGFLEGLCPRGEGYMDRLFGQFAQAVFEHPSALKLACTATDDDDPQTTPP; via the exons ATGCTGCTCTCTCACGCGGAGCTATGGAGAGCGTGCCTGGAGCGCGTGTCCAGGCCGTGCGCGGTGGTCCTCGGCGCCGTTACCGCCGCCCTGTACTACCTCTGGCGCCGCGCGGGGCAG agtcctgtgttggtgtgtagcgATGGCTTCCGGGTGTTTCTCCAGCGCCACTGTCCCGTGGTGGCGGAGTGTTTCCGACCCACGCCCTGGTGCTGGGGGGGGCGCCTGCAGACGCTCGTGCGCGCCCTCATCAAGTCCAGCCCCCACGTCACCtacaggaa tgagctGATCCAGACGTGTGACGGGGGTCAGATCTCTCTGGACTGGAtggataactgtgtgtgtgtgtgtgtgtgtgtgtgtgtgtgtgtgtgtgtgtgtgtgtgtgcgcgtgtgcgcgcccTCATCAAGTCCAGCCCCCACGTCACCtacaggaa tgagctGATCCAGACGTGTGACGGGGGGCAGATCTCTCTGGACTGGACCGATAACTGTGGGAGCGAGCAGTACCCCGGCGGTGCTGTCCGGCCCACGGTGCTGATTCTGCCGGGCCTCACCGGGAACAGCCAGCAGACCTACGTGCTCCACGCCGTCAGCCAGGCCACACGCAGAGGCTATCG GTGTGTGGTCTTCAATAACAGAGGCTTCGGAGGAGAGGAGTTGTTG accCCGCTCACGTTCTGTGCGGCGGACACCTCGGACCTGGAGCGGGTGGTGATGCATGTGAAGGAGCTCTACCCACAAGCCCCTCTGCTGGGCACGGGAGTGTCACtgggagg CATGCTGCTGCTGAACTACCTGGCGCGGAAGGGCAGCGAAGCGGGGCTCCTGGCGGGCATCACCATGTCCGTCAGCTGGGACACGCTGGAGTCCTGCGCCTCACTCGAGCAGCCAATCAACTGGCTGCTCTTCAACCGCCACCTCACCGGCAACCTGTGCCGCACCATCAAACG GCACAGGAGGATTCTGGAGACCGTGGTGGACGTGGACCATGTGCTGAAG gcccGCTCCATCCGTGAGTTTGACGAGCGCTTCACGTCCGTGATGTTCGGGTTCGAGTCTTGTCTGGACTACTACCAGGCTGCCAGTCCCGGGTACAAACTGCCCATGACCACCGTGCCCGTCCTGTGCCTCAACGCTGCCGACGACCCCTTCTCTCCTCAAcacg CCCTCCCTGTGTCTCTGGCCCAGAGGCTGCCCAATGTGGCCCTGCTGGTGACGTCCCACGGGGGCCACATTGGGTTCCTGGAGGGCCTGTGCCCGCGGGGCGAGGGGTACATGGACCGCCTGTTCGGCCAGTTCGCCCAGGCCGTGTTTGAGCACCCGTCCGCCCTGAAGCTGGCCTGCACCGCCACCGACGACGACGACCCCCAGACGACCCCCCCGTGA
- the LOC105892137 gene encoding protein ABHD1-like isoform X2: MLLSHAELWRACLERVSRPCAVVLGAVTAALYYLWRRAGQSPVLVCSDGFRVFLQRHCPVVAECFRPTPWCWGGRLQTLVRALIKSSPHVTYRNELIQTCDGGQISLDWTDNCGSEQYPGGAVRPTVLILPGLTGNSQQTYVLHAVSQATRRGYRCVVFNNRGFGGEELLTPLTFCAADTSDLERVVMHVKELYPQAPLLGTGVSLGGMLLLNYLARKGSEAGLLAGITMSVSWDTLESCASLEQPINWLLFNRHLTGNLCRTIKRHRRILETVVDVDHVLKARSIREFDERFTSVMFGFESCLDYYQAASPGYKLPMTTVPVLCLNAADDPFSPQHALPVSLAQRLPNVALLVTSHGGHIGFLEGLCPRGEGYMDRLFGQFAQAVFEHPSALKLACTATDDDDPQTTPP, from the exons ATGCTGCTCTCTCACGCGGAGCTATGGAGAGCGTGCCTGGAGCGCGTGTCCAGGCCGTGCGCGGTGGTCCTCGGCGCCGTTACCGCCGCCCTGTACTACCTCTGGCGCCGCGCGGGGCAG agtcctgtgttggtgtgtagcgATGGCTTCCGGGTGTTTCTCCAGCGCCACTGTCCCGTGGTGGCGGAGTGTTTCCGACCCACGCCCTGGTGCTGGGGGGGGCGCCTGCAGACGCTCGTGCGCGCCCTCATCAAGTCCAGCCCCCACGTCACCtacaggaa tgagctGATCCAGACGTGTGACGGGGGGCAGATCTCTCTGGACTGGACCGATAACTGTGGGAGCGAGCAGTACCCCGGCGGTGCTGTCCGGCCCACGGTGCTGATTCTGCCGGGCCTCACCGGGAACAGCCAGCAGACCTACGTGCTCCACGCCGTCAGCCAGGCCACACGCAGAGGCTATCG GTGTGTGGTCTTCAATAACAGAGGCTTCGGAGGAGAGGAGTTGTTG accCCGCTCACGTTCTGTGCGGCGGACACCTCGGACCTGGAGCGGGTGGTGATGCATGTGAAGGAGCTCTACCCACAAGCCCCTCTGCTGGGCACGGGAGTGTCACtgggagg CATGCTGCTGCTGAACTACCTGGCGCGGAAGGGCAGCGAAGCGGGGCTCCTGGCGGGCATCACCATGTCCGTCAGCTGGGACACGCTGGAGTCCTGCGCCTCACTCGAGCAGCCAATCAACTGGCTGCTCTTCAACCGCCACCTCACCGGCAACCTGTGCCGCACCATCAAACG GCACAGGAGGATTCTGGAGACCGTGGTGGACGTGGACCATGTGCTGAAG gcccGCTCCATCCGTGAGTTTGACGAGCGCTTCACGTCCGTGATGTTCGGGTTCGAGTCTTGTCTGGACTACTACCAGGCTGCCAGTCCCGGGTACAAACTGCCCATGACCACCGTGCCCGTCCTGTGCCTCAACGCTGCCGACGACCCCTTCTCTCCTCAAcacg CCCTCCCTGTGTCTCTGGCCCAGAGGCTGCCCAATGTGGCCCTGCTGGTGACGTCCCACGGGGGCCACATTGGGTTCCTGGAGGGCCTGTGCCCGCGGGGCGAGGGGTACATGGACCGCCTGTTCGGCCAGTTCGCCCAGGCCGTGTTTGAGCACCCGTCCGCCCTGAAGCTGGCCTGCACCGCCACCGACGACGACGACCCCCAGACGACCCCCCCGTGA